From Leptospira congkakensis, one genomic window encodes:
- a CDS encoding DUF4345 domain-containing protein, which yields MSKKERILQFLFVLVFLIGLSGGSTNLIRGVSIILPDGTAVTPYADNVYRYLAGILLGAGFIALWIAITIRKQGDLVYIMGAAIFLSGMGRVISMMTVGMPAESRLYVYVGLELGLPVIIWILQFLRQKEMDSK from the coding sequence ATGAGCAAAAAAGAAAGAATCCTACAGTTCCTATTTGTCCTCGTGTTTCTGATTGGCCTTTCCGGTGGAAGTACCAATTTGATACGAGGTGTATCCATCATCTTGCCTGATGGAACAGCCGTTACCCCTTATGCAGATAATGTATATCGTTATTTAGCAGGGATTCTTCTCGGAGCCGGCTTCATCGCTTTATGGATAGCAATTACCATCCGCAAACAAGGCGATCTTGTTTATATCATGGGTGCAGCTATATTTTTGTCTGGAATGGGTCGAGTGATTTCCATGATGACTGTCGGAATGCCAGCAGAATCCAGACTCTATGTTTATGTTGGTTTAGAATTGGGTTTGCCCGTAATCATATGGATCCTACAGTTTCTAAGACAAAAGGAAATGGATTCTAAATAA
- a CDS encoding nucleotidyltransferase domain-containing protein yields the protein MEDELEILKSQIISLVNPLKIILFGSRATNTAGKNSDYDLLIIMPDGTNKREIAQYIYKKVDHIKISFDIVVATPETLKKFANHRHLIYFHALQDGLELYAA from the coding sequence ATGGAAGATGAGTTAGAAATTCTAAAAAGCCAAATCATTTCACTCGTAAATCCATTAAAGATTATCCTTTTTGGATCAAGAGCAACTAACACTGCCGGAAAGAATAGTGATTACGATCTTTTAATCATTATGCCTGATGGTACAAATAAAAGAGAAATCGCACAATATATTTATAAGAAGGTAGATCATATCAAAATCTCATTTGATATTGTAGTGGCAACACCAGAAACTCTCAAAAAATTTGCAAATCACCGTCATTTAATATATTTTCATGCTCTTCAAGATGGTTTAGAACTTTATGCAGCATGA
- a CDS encoding HEPN domain-containing protein has product MQHDDPGSPEAWLVHAKSDLLLAKLGDRNDILLNQLCFHAQQTAEKSLKAVLIKENAVFLFTHNIKTLILSLPDRIEKPSFFDELAILTDYAVSTRYPGDYEEILEAEYVKAIELAELVFKWANHLIKN; this is encoded by the coding sequence ATGCAGCATGATGACCCAGGTTCTCCAGAGGCTTGGTTAGTTCATGCAAAAAGCGACTTACTTCTGGCAAAACTTGGCGATAGAAACGATATTTTACTGAACCAACTTTGCTTTCATGCTCAACAAACTGCTGAAAAATCTTTAAAAGCTGTTTTGATAAAAGAGAATGCCGTATTTCTATTTACGCACAATATTAAAACTCTAATACTTTCTTTACCTGATCGAATTGAAAAACCTAGTTTCTTCGATGAGCTTGCCATTTTAACTGACTACGCCGTCTCTACTCGATATCCGGGTGATTATGAAGAAATTCTTGAAGCTGAATATGTAAAGGCAATTGAATTAGCTGAACTTGTTTTTAAATGGGCTAATCATTTAATTAAAAATTGA
- a CDS encoding transketolase, whose translation MEKIEVAKKFAKDIRIQVIKMVTAANSGHPGGPLGLADIYAALYTSILNHDPKNPEWPERDRLILSNGHVCAVRYASMGLSGYFPVEDLLTFRNINSYLQGHPSTRYMKGIESSSGSLGQGLSVSVGLALGAKLKKETYKIYTCISDGECGEGMTWEAAQSAVHFKTDNLIAFMDRNYIQIDGNTEEVMKLEPLDKKFEMFGWNVINADGHNMEDIFAAFAKAKQHTGGPTLIVFRTILGKGVSYMENNPKWHGTPPNKEQEAQALAELV comes from the coding sequence ATGGAAAAAATTGAAGTCGCAAAGAAATTTGCAAAAGATATCCGAATCCAAGTAATCAAAATGGTTACGGCTGCCAACTCTGGTCACCCAGGTGGTCCACTTGGTCTTGCTGATATCTATGCGGCACTCTACACTTCCATTTTGAACCATGATCCCAAAAATCCAGAATGGCCTGAAAGGGATCGCCTCATTCTTTCTAATGGTCACGTTTGTGCCGTTCGTTATGCATCCATGGGACTTTCTGGTTATTTTCCTGTAGAAGATTTGCTTACATTTCGTAACATCAATTCATATCTCCAAGGACATCCATCCACTCGTTATATGAAAGGAATTGAATCTAGTTCGGGATCTCTTGGACAAGGTCTTTCTGTTTCTGTTGGTTTGGCTCTTGGTGCAAAATTAAAAAAAGAGACATATAAAATTTATACATGCATATCTGACGGTGAATGTGGAGAAGGAATGACTTGGGAAGCAGCACAATCTGCTGTTCACTTCAAAACTGACAACCTCATTGCTTTTATGGATCGTAACTACATTCAAATTGATGGTAATACTGAAGAAGTAATGAAGTTAGAACCATTGGATAAGAAGTTCGAGATGTTTGGTTGGAACGTAATCAATGCAGACGGACATAATATGGAAGATATCTTTGCTGCATTTGCAAAAGCAAAACAACATACTGGTGGACCAACACTCATCGTTTTTAGAACTATCTTAGGTAAAGGTGTTTCTTATATGGAAAACAATCCTAAGTGGCATGGAACTCCTCCGAACAAAGAACAAGAAGCACAAGCACTTGCGGAATTAGTATAA
- a CDS encoding transglutaminase-like domain-containing protein: MGQTSFPDFYPDDITRLLYDWEIAPPEKKRFLLKLIASRVPWQIQLESALEEVKDPYLRVQARSLKSEITRHRLRHSFFKLTLRGNTNHYKDLEEMCVQLSSIGFPDQNYAEIKHELDRIALRVSELYDDHSGYLTDELKVQILCQVLFQEEGFVGNIQNYNDPGNSYLFQVIKSRLGIPISLSVVYLLVGQRLGLPLYGTNLPLHFLLQYESEGYFTYIDPFHGGVLLDKFTCEKFLEANGYTNSPKYFTKASTLSMIKRMCRNLIHIYRDNQTKEMENTIKDHLQILESRSTHVE; encoded by the coding sequence ATGGGACAAACTTCCTTTCCTGATTTTTATCCAGACGATATCACTCGTCTATTGTATGATTGGGAAATTGCTCCTCCTGAAAAAAAACGTTTTTTATTAAAACTCATCGCTTCTCGAGTTCCTTGGCAGATCCAATTAGAATCTGCTTTGGAAGAAGTAAAAGATCCTTACTTACGAGTACAAGCTCGTAGTTTAAAATCAGAAATCACTCGTCACAGACTTCGTCATTCCTTCTTCAAGCTCACGTTACGTGGAAATACAAATCACTATAAAGATTTAGAAGAGATGTGTGTCCAACTTTCTAGTATTGGTTTTCCTGATCAAAACTATGCAGAAATCAAACATGAATTGGATCGAATCGCTCTTCGTGTGTCAGAGTTGTATGATGATCATTCTGGTTATCTGACAGATGAATTAAAAGTCCAAATCCTTTGCCAAGTTTTGTTCCAAGAAGAAGGATTTGTTGGAAACATCCAAAACTACAATGATCCAGGTAATTCTTATTTATTTCAGGTAATCAAAAGTAGGTTGGGAATCCCAATTTCCCTCTCCGTAGTGTATTTGTTAGTTGGTCAGAGATTGGGACTTCCTCTTTATGGAACCAATTTACCGCTTCATTTCCTTTTGCAATATGAATCAGAAGGTTATTTTACTTATATAGATCCATTTCATGGTGGTGTTTTGTTAGATAAATTCACTTGTGAAAAGTTTTTAGAAGCAAATGGATATACCAATTCACCTAAATATTTTACAAAAGCATCCACACTTTCTATGATCAAACGTATGTGTCGAAATTTAATTCATATCTATCGGGACAACCAAACCAAAGAAATGGAAAATACCATCAAAGATCATTTGCAGATTTTAGAAAGCCGATCCACCCATGTGGAATAA
- a CDS encoding polyprenyl synthetase family protein, translating to MKSNLRIQSILSKFDKNLDGIIKEDIPVLKKIKKHVITSGGKRIRPFSHYLFCQFLNVKQASWLDVGSVAELIHAASLLHDDVVDNAPIRRGKPTIGSLFGNKTAILAGDYLLACGISRLNSLGNPELMEIFSQVLKDLSVSELLQMEWEKNPKISLKVYDSIIYGKTASLFGVCTESAAILANKSKKERALVRDFGVRLGKLFQKKDDCLDYFVDSSASGKEFLKDFKNGLYTYPVLVLRDHLGLIEKRKLESVFKKEERSAGDETYILGLMESKKISEKLHKELSAEKNYLLGFLNQFPGSAERQLFVEQLDRLT from the coding sequence ATGAAATCAAATCTTCGTATCCAATCCATATTATCTAAGTTTGATAAAAATTTAGATGGAATCATTAAAGAAGACATTCCTGTTCTTAAAAAAATCAAAAAACATGTCATCACCTCTGGTGGAAAACGGATTCGGCCTTTTTCTCATTATCTATTTTGCCAATTTTTAAATGTAAAACAAGCTAGTTGGCTTGATGTCGGAAGTGTTGCCGAACTCATTCATGCCGCCAGTTTACTTCACGATGATGTAGTAGACAACGCACCTATTCGGCGTGGGAAACCAACCATTGGATCATTGTTTGGAAACAAAACCGCCATCCTTGCCGGCGACTATCTGTTAGCTTGTGGAATCAGTAGACTCAACTCTCTAGGAAATCCGGAACTTATGGAAATTTTTTCCCAAGTTTTGAAAGATCTTTCTGTGAGCGAACTTTTGCAAATGGAATGGGAAAAAAATCCCAAAATTTCTTTGAAAGTTTATGATTCCATTATTTACGGAAAAACTGCTTCGCTTTTTGGGGTTTGTACAGAATCTGCAGCCATCCTCGCAAATAAATCGAAAAAGGAAAGAGCGCTTGTTCGTGATTTTGGTGTTAGGTTGGGAAAACTTTTCCAAAAGAAAGATGATTGTTTGGATTATTTTGTTGATTCGAGCGCGAGTGGTAAGGAATTTTTAAAAGATTTTAAAAATGGACTCTATACCTATCCCGTTCTTGTTCTGAGAGATCATTTGGGTCTTATCGAAAAAAGAAAGTTGGAATCTGTATTTAAAAAAGAAGAAAGAAGTGCAGGCGATGAAACCTACATTCTTGGCCTTATGGAATCTAAAAAGATTTCTGAAAAACTTCATAAAGAATTAAGTGCTGAAAAAAACTATCTACTTGGTTTTCTAAATCAGTTTCCAGGAAGCGCAGAACGTCAGTTATTTGTCGAACAATTGGATCGATTGACTTAG
- a CDS encoding sensor histidine kinase, whose translation MYRILFCLLLLPFALGAEGSLGLWHLGTNPNTKLSELHPKDYNHHFYFGFTEDYHYYRIQFEDNASRYFHFENGMISELDVTLSQNDKIISEIQTGLLRKKHPDVLFTGGFVLPAKEKGTYLFKIRSDDAHRINFQIRNESSLLQYTKSISLWQGFHLGLCILVCLLSATQFVLLREKVYLLLTFATLTILFTNTLRSGLLYEYGASNFEWFYRYVPGLISLTPFGLVIFLREFLHTKEKYPNADRYFVVYAIFMLVSILIVFIDLQMYFRFIYSNSLILTTVTFSYAIYSLIKKKENANVLFYAFFVRQVSASLLILTNLGLLPSYPFLSSANEIGAALQMTIFTIAISKFQIQTRIKKEETVTKENAELETMVIERTKEIQTQKEELEKALLQISHTESKLVFSEKMSELGKLIAGVAHEINNPLSAIKASIETLIESKENEIKNLGNKENIYSSLTPSEIKTMKQILSFQSDFGLVASYTERKDKKAGLKKIFNDHDLEYEEPIIERFLDVGITNLYDEEIKLLKKGQEKLSNLILEEKNFRLHLSIIQIAVDRSSKTILALKNFSRVTKAEERRIFTLLDNIETVLTIYQYRMRGKVSLKKTFITDATILGWPEDLIRVWTNLILNGLEAMDQKGNLMITTEQKGNKVEIKVIDNGPGIPLEIQNKIFDPFFTTKDHGEGTGMGLGITKSIIEKHKGNIQIESEPGRTCFSVLLPVIEFIDPDEPFVEET comes from the coding sequence TTGTATCGAATTCTTTTTTGCCTTCTTCTACTTCCTTTCGCTCTTGGAGCAGAAGGAAGTTTGGGGCTTTGGCATCTAGGAACAAACCCCAACACAAAACTTTCGGAATTACATCCAAAAGATTATAATCATCATTTTTATTTCGGATTTACCGAGGACTACCACTACTACCGAATCCAGTTCGAAGATAATGCCTCTAGATATTTTCATTTTGAAAATGGAATGATCTCCGAATTGGATGTTACGTTGTCCCAAAATGATAAAATAATTTCTGAGATCCAAACAGGGCTTTTAAGAAAAAAACATCCTGATGTTTTGTTTACAGGTGGGTTTGTTTTACCAGCAAAAGAAAAAGGTACTTATTTATTTAAAATTCGTTCAGATGATGCTCATCGAATTAATTTTCAAATTCGAAACGAATCCAGTTTACTTCAATATACCAAATCGATATCGTTATGGCAGGGCTTCCATTTAGGACTTTGTATTTTAGTTTGTTTGTTATCAGCAACGCAGTTTGTTTTGTTAAGAGAAAAAGTTTATCTACTACTCACCTTTGCTACCCTAACCATTTTATTCACAAACACTTTAAGATCCGGCCTATTGTATGAATATGGTGCCAGTAATTTTGAATGGTTTTATCGATATGTGCCTGGCCTTATTTCACTAACACCATTTGGTCTTGTCATTTTTTTACGTGAGTTTTTACACACCAAAGAAAAGTATCCAAATGCTGATAGATATTTCGTTGTTTATGCGATATTTATGTTGGTTTCCATTCTGATTGTATTCATCGATTTACAAATGTACTTTCGGTTTATTTATTCTAATAGTTTGATTCTTACTACTGTTACTTTTAGTTATGCCATTTATAGTTTAATCAAAAAAAAGGAAAACGCGAATGTATTATTTTATGCCTTCTTCGTGAGGCAAGTGAGCGCAAGCCTGCTCATTTTGACAAACCTTGGATTATTACCATCCTATCCTTTTTTAAGTTCTGCCAATGAAATTGGTGCTGCCCTACAAATGACAATCTTCACCATTGCCATTTCAAAATTTCAAATCCAAACCCGTATCAAAAAAGAAGAAACTGTCACCAAAGAAAATGCTGAATTAGAAACCATGGTGATCGAACGTACCAAAGAAATCCAAACACAAAAAGAAGAATTAGAAAAAGCATTATTACAAATTAGTCATACAGAAAGTAAACTTGTGTTTTCAGAAAAGATGTCGGAACTAGGAAAATTAATTGCGGGTGTTGCCCATGAAATCAATAATCCGTTAAGTGCGATCAAAGCCTCTATAGAAACACTCATTGAATCAAAAGAAAATGAGATAAAGAACTTAGGAAACAAAGAAAATATTTATTCTTCTCTCACACCTTCTGAAATCAAAACCATGAAACAAATTCTCAGTTTCCAATCCGATTTTGGACTTGTGGCAAGTTATACAGAAAGGAAAGACAAAAAAGCAGGTCTTAAAAAAATCTTTAACGACCATGATCTTGAATACGAAGAACCCATAATCGAAAGATTTTTAGATGTTGGAATTACAAATTTATATGATGAAGAAATTAAGTTATTAAAAAAAGGACAGGAAAAACTCTCTAACTTAATCTTAGAAGAAAAAAACTTTAGGCTTCACTTATCTATCATTCAAATTGCAGTAGATCGATCTTCCAAAACGATTTTGGCTCTAAAAAACTTTTCTCGCGTAACAAAAGCAGAAGAGAGACGTATTTTCACATTACTAGATAATATAGAAACAGTTCTTACCATTTACCAATATAGAATGCGCGGAAAAGTTTCTCTGAAAAAAACTTTTATTACAGATGCAACCATCCTTGGTTGGCCAGAAGATTTAATACGAGTATGGACCAATTTGATTTTAAACGGTTTAGAGGCAATGGATCAAAAAGGAAATCTGATGATCACTACCGAACAAAAGGGAAATAAAGTGGAGATCAAGGTGATTGATAATGGCCCAGGAATTCCACTAGAAATTCAGAATAAAATTTTTGATCCCTTTTTTACTACCAAGGACCATGGAGAAGGAACAGGAATGGGTCTTGGAATTACAAAATCAATTATAGAAAAACACAAAGGAAATATTCAAATAGAATCAGAACCGGGTAGAACTTGTTTTTCGGTTTTATTACCTGTCATCGAGTTCATCGATCCAGACGAACCATTCGTAGAAGAAACCTAA
- a CDS encoding LIC10920 family plasminogen-binding lipoprotein, translated as MFRSIAILLVFSSVFAACGLKNENKAELSMLADGEPGLYFLGEVDSDITTSCGQATPATTSTTGTGTTTGTTGSTSTTNNTRFTVISQLIFKTKETLNLRFTYDSTQIQGKIDPQQGFVLAGGAFGKTVQGTQGTVEWFNQGINIDTALQSAQQISFFNLEITLNGTYSNTASSSTNVLLSCNTLDSVNCTSGTSTTQCFTSDNKTCLVQNTTTDAKSVIIRGTIKCNAPNIVPQ; from the coding sequence ATGTTCCGATCTATAGCTATTCTTTTGGTATTTTCTTCCGTTTTTGCCGCTTGTGGTCTCAAAAATGAAAATAAAGCAGAGTTATCTATGCTTGCAGATGGAGAACCGGGGCTCTACTTCTTAGGAGAGGTCGATAGCGATATCACGACCAGCTGCGGACAAGCCACTCCGGCAACCACAAGCACCACGGGGACGGGGACCACTACAGGAACCACTGGATCCACCAGTACAACCAATAACACTCGTTTCACGGTCATTTCACAGTTGATCTTCAAAACGAAAGAAACACTCAACCTTCGTTTTACTTACGATAGCACACAGATCCAAGGAAAGATAGATCCACAACAAGGATTTGTTTTGGCTGGTGGTGCATTTGGTAAAACTGTCCAAGGGACTCAAGGAACCGTAGAGTGGTTTAACCAAGGGATCAATATTGATACGGCTCTACAAAGTGCCCAACAAATTTCCTTTTTTAATTTAGAAATCACTCTAAATGGAACATACAGTAATACCGCATCGTCTTCTACAAATGTCCTTCTTTCTTGTAATACATTGGATAGTGTGAATTGTACATCGGGAACTTCCACAACACAATGTTTCACATCCGACAACAAAACTTGTTTAGTGCAAAATACAACAACAGATGCAAAATCTGTGATCATTCGCGGCACTATCAAATGTAACGCACCGAATATCGTTCCACAATAA
- a CDS encoding chloride channel protein, with protein sequence MGSIFGLRGVFSIQGPRSIYVYSLVIGLLSGFGAYGFNWVLTWTESFTFGSLMGYNPGIPSGDMHFHSIGTVGPISPLWIVFLPAIGGLLVGIITNFFCMEAQGGGTDSLIYAFHFKEGKIQAKVPFFKAIATILTLGSGGSGGKEGPTAQIGAGFGSSLAGYLGAGARARRTLMLAGTAGGLGAIFRAPLGGAITAVEMVYQEDIESDSLVPCILSSVTAYLTYTSIAGSGSIFSAQEYSLNDYRHIPLYIVLGLLCYVVGFFFVKVYHFVQDVFSKLPLPNFLKPAFGGLIVGCIALLFPEVLGSGFGLIQRMINGEVLESTSFGFSGPFFLLAVALFKVFSTSLTVGSGSSGGLLGPSFAIGGMLGAFVGSMAQTLFPELNIIIFPFLLVGMGSFFAGVARAPIAGMIMVCDMIGSYELLPPLMIVSVIAVVLSHKFSIYRNQIKNRFLSPSHHWDMNQDIMDRIRITDHFTEFRKYAMVSEHVSLTELQTNAPGIQASDFILIGVGEEYKGIVSLRKNRILPEFEEDLKNLITCGEIVQDVPSVDRNDTLGKALQILLEYDVDKLAIVEDGKCMGYLRYIDLFNAYQNEVKNKQRKSV encoded by the coding sequence ATGGGCTCTATTTTCGGTCTAAGAGGAGTGTTTTCTATCCAGGGACCGAGATCGATTTATGTCTATTCCCTAGTCATTGGACTCCTTTCTGGATTTGGTGCCTATGGATTCAATTGGGTTCTAACTTGGACAGAATCCTTTACCTTTGGTAGCCTTATGGGTTATAATCCCGGTATCCCTTCTGGTGATATGCATTTCCATTCCATTGGAACGGTTGGGCCCATCTCTCCTCTTTGGATTGTTTTTTTGCCAGCGATTGGTGGCCTTCTTGTTGGTATCATCACAAATTTCTTTTGTATGGAAGCACAAGGGGGAGGAACCGATTCTCTTATTTATGCCTTTCACTTTAAAGAAGGAAAAATCCAGGCCAAAGTTCCATTTTTCAAAGCGATTGCCACAATACTCACGTTAGGTTCTGGTGGGTCAGGTGGAAAGGAAGGACCAACGGCACAAATTGGTGCAGGGTTTGGCTCTAGTCTTGCTGGGTATTTAGGGGCTGGGGCTCGTGCCCGCAGAACCTTGATGTTGGCCGGAACCGCAGGAGGACTGGGAGCAATTTTTCGTGCACCACTTGGTGGAGCCATTACTGCCGTAGAGATGGTGTACCAAGAAGATATCGAAAGTGATTCACTGGTACCTTGCATTCTTTCATCTGTCACAGCTTATTTAACTTATACAAGTATCGCGGGAAGTGGATCAATATTTTCTGCACAAGAATATAGCCTTAACGACTACAGGCATATTCCTTTATACATTGTGCTTGGACTCCTTTGTTATGTGGTTGGTTTTTTCTTTGTAAAGGTATATCATTTTGTGCAGGATGTTTTTTCGAAACTTCCTTTGCCAAACTTTTTAAAACCAGCGTTTGGTGGTCTCATTGTTGGTTGTATCGCTTTATTATTTCCGGAAGTATTGGGTTCTGGATTTGGCCTGATCCAAAGAATGATCAACGGTGAAGTATTAGAATCCACCAGTTTTGGATTTTCTGGTCCGTTTTTTCTTTTAGCAGTGGCTCTATTTAAAGTGTTTTCCACTTCTCTCACTGTTGGTTCCGGAAGTTCCGGAGGATTACTTGGCCCTTCTTTTGCCATCGGTGGTATGTTAGGTGCCTTTGTTGGTTCGATGGCTCAAACTTTATTCCCAGAATTGAATATTATTATCTTTCCTTTCCTTCTCGTGGGTATGGGTTCTTTTTTTGCTGGTGTGGCGAGAGCTCCTATTGCTGGAATGATTATGGTTTGTGATATGATTGGAAGTTATGAACTTTTACCTCCACTCATGATTGTGTCTGTGATTGCTGTGGTTTTATCCCATAAGTTCTCTATCTACAGAAACCAAATCAAAAACAGATTTTTGTCACCCTCTCACCATTGGGATATGAACCAAGACATTATGGATCGAATTCGTATCACCGATCATTTTACTGAATTTCGAAAGTATGCAATGGTCTCCGAACATGTATCTTTAACAGAATTACAAACCAATGCACCTGGGATCCAAGCCAGTGATTTCATTCTCATTGGAGTAGGGGAAGAGTATAAAGGAATTGTATCACTTCGAAAAAATAGAATCCTTCCAGAATTTGAAGAGGATTTAAAAAATCTCATCACTTGCGGAGAAATTGTGCAAGATGTTCCTTCTGTTGACAGAAATGACACATTAGGCAAGGCTCTTCAAATTCTTTTAGAATATGATGTCGACAAACTTGCGATTGTTGAAGATGGTAAATGTATGGGTTATTTGCGTTACATTGATTTGTTCAATGCATACCAAAATGAAGTGAAAAATAAACAACGTAAGTCAGTATGA
- a CDS encoding ATP-dependent zinc protease — MRFSSHFMKFLPVSLSKIFPRFFFFILFGFMALLFNCFGARQVVEKKPDSHIKPIVIPPQYLKPIVGRVEWVEFPNWKLKLRARVDTGAKSCSIHAVNIERITENGEVFVFFDTFVDEKPVRLKSKFVKEAKVTSTSGVSETRIIISEVMKMGKYKEEVIINLNDRTNLTYPILIGRNFLMGKFLVDVSLSHALGD, encoded by the coding sequence ATGAGATTCTCTAGTCATTTTATGAAATTTTTACCCGTTTCACTTAGCAAAATTTTCCCACGATTTTTCTTCTTCATTTTATTTGGGTTTATGGCTCTACTTTTCAATTGTTTTGGAGCAAGGCAAGTGGTGGAGAAAAAACCTGATTCCCATATCAAACCCATTGTCATCCCTCCTCAATATTTAAAACCCATTGTGGGCCGTGTGGAATGGGTCGAATTTCCCAATTGGAAACTCAAACTACGAGCGAGAGTGGATACTGGTGCAAAATCTTGTTCCATTCATGCAGTGAATATAGAAAGGATCACCGAAAATGGTGAGGTTTTTGTTTTTTTTGATACCTTTGTGGATGAAAAACCAGTTCGATTGAAAAGTAAGTTTGTTAAGGAAGCAAAAGTAACGAGCACCAGTGGTGTTTCGGAAACTAGAATCATTATCAGTGAAGTCATGAAGATGGGAAAGTATAAAGAGGAAGTCATTATCAATTTGAATGATAGAACCAATTTAACTTATCCCATTTTGATTGGGCGAAATTTTCTTATGGGAAAATTTCTCGTAGATGTTTCTTTATCCCACGCGTTAGGAGATTAG
- a CDS encoding 7TM domain-containing protein, with protein MDRKTLITVSILIILPIVSILYKLNVAELSLLPVEVDDTVNLQVVIQPKENVAISEVTFPIPKQFIQSRVLKSNTKIEDLDFRLQKKQYGHLGIWEGEDWNSSIGYYAKIKILPYSHTQPEPEIPQTTGKQNTKEPYYLSLKNFSPEEIRLAKKLFEQIHPYDKDNVAAAKQIYYFISEEVLNTTREITLSDTVRLNNGSAYTQAILFSLLCRMKGIQTRTVAGFDLSKQNGKDNKTKLSFWNEIRIHGKWYFVSTYKNIFAGHVNGYLPLWKSVEERRSLGEDPATFRYTAYITKSNVNRYNFKEYSEEVASSNSFLRYYSLYSLPTPLQNLFRLVILIPIGALVLSVARNMIGIPTFGIFTPILLAMFFYETNLLFGIGFFLLMIGLGFFERYALDKYYLLAVPRLSILLTITVITLILFSVLNEEISFFNQMSVTLFPIVITTIFVERFSIMIIEEGVLHTFVTLLGTLFIALISYMIFFFGSLQILFFTHPELLFVVIAIQILLGQYKGYRISELFRFKEIFKS; from the coding sequence TTGGATCGTAAAACATTAATTACAGTATCCATACTGATCATTTTACCTATAGTTTCGATTCTTTATAAGTTAAATGTCGCTGAACTTTCATTACTTCCTGTCGAAGTGGATGATACTGTTAATTTGCAGGTTGTGATCCAACCAAAAGAAAACGTTGCCATTTCCGAAGTCACTTTTCCTATTCCAAAACAATTCATCCAATCCAGAGTTTTAAAATCCAATACCAAAATTGAAGATTTAGATTTTAGGCTTCAAAAAAAACAATACGGACATTTAGGAATCTGGGAAGGAGAGGATTGGAATTCATCCATCGGATATTATGCAAAAATAAAAATCCTTCCTTATTCGCATACCCAACCGGAACCGGAAATTCCACAAACGACTGGAAAACAAAACACAAAAGAACCTTATTATCTTTCTTTGAAAAACTTTTCTCCCGAAGAAATTCGGTTAGCAAAAAAATTGTTTGAACAGATCCATCCTTATGACAAAGACAATGTGGCCGCTGCCAAACAAATTTATTACTTTATTTCTGAAGAAGTTTTAAACACAACTAGAGAGATTACTCTTTCTGATACCGTTCGTTTGAACAACGGTAGTGCCTATACGCAGGCAATTTTGTTTTCGTTACTTTGTAGGATGAAAGGAATTCAAACAAGGACAGTTGCTGGTTTTGATTTATCCAAACAAAACGGAAAAGATAATAAAACAAAACTTAGTTTTTGGAATGAAATTCGAATCCATGGAAAATGGTATTTTGTTTCCACTTACAAAAATATATTTGCCGGCCATGTAAATGGTTATTTACCACTTTGGAAATCTGTAGAAGAAAGAAGGTCTCTCGGCGAAGATCCGGCTACCTTTCGTTATACAGCTTACATTACAAAATCAAATGTAAATCGTTATAATTTTAAAGAGTATAGTGAGGAAGTTGCGTCAAGTAATAGTTTCCTCCGATATTATTCTTTGTATAGTTTACCAACACCGTTACAAAATTTGTTTCGATTGGTAATTTTGATTCCTATTGGGGCTTTGGTTTTGTCTGTTGCTCGGAATATGATTGGGATTCCCACCTTTGGAATTTTTACTCCTATTTTACTTGCGATGTTTTTTTATGAAACAAACCTACTTTTTGGAATTGGTTTTTTTCTTTTGATGATTGGGCTTGGATTTTTTGAAAGATATGCTTTGGATAAATACTATCTACTTGCAGTTCCAAGACTTTCTATCCTTCTCACAATTACCGTGATTACCTTGATTTTATTTTCAGTTCTCAATGAAGAAATTTCGTTTTTCAATCAAATGAGTGTTACTTTATTTCCTATTGTGATCACTACTATTTTTGTAGAACGATTTTCCATTATGATTATTGAAGAAGGTGTATTACATACCTTTGTGACTTTGCTCGGAACTTTGTTTATCGCACTGATCAGTTATATGATTTTCTTTTTTGGTTCCCTACAAATTCTCTTTTTTACACATCCTGAATTGTTATTTGTCGTAATTGCAATCCAGATCCTACTCGGTCAGTACAAAGGGTATCGAATATCAGAGTTATTCCGATTTAAGGAAATTTTTAAGTCGTGA